In Gaiellales bacterium, the following are encoded in one genomic region:
- a CDS encoding EutN/CcmL family microcompartment protein produces the protein MLRATVTGSVWATKRIDNVPHGAFLEVEVEGGARMVAFDVLGSGVGERVLVASGSVASGWFQDHPPIDALIIGSIDEQRTTAPSGA, from the coding sequence ATGCTGAGAGCCACCGTGACGGGCTCAGTCTGGGCGACGAAGCGGATCGACAACGTCCCCCACGGGGCCTTTCTCGAAGTCGAGGTCGAGGGCGGTGCCAGGATGGTCGCCTTCGACGTGCTCGGCAGCGGCGTCGGCGAGCGGGTGCTCGTCGCCAGCGGATCGGTCGCATCGGGCTGGTTCCAGGACCATCCCCCGATCGACGCGCTGATCATCGGCTCGATCGACGAGCAGCGAACCACCGCGCCGTCCGGCGCATGA
- a CDS encoding BMC domain-containing protein, whose protein sequence is MADHALGMIETKGYVAALAAADAMVKAANVSIVGREEVGDGLVSVVIQGDVGAVKAATEAGAETASTVGEIVSVHVIPRPHPDLDRHFVHQHANA, encoded by the coding sequence ATGGCAGACCACGCACTCGGCATGATCGAGACCAAGGGGTACGTGGCGGCCCTTGCCGCCGCAGACGCCATGGTGAAGGCGGCCAACGTCAGCATCGTCGGCCGCGAAGAGGTGGGCGACGGGCTCGTGTCGGTCGTCATCCAGGGCGACGTCGGCGCCGTGAAGGCGGCGACCGAGGCGGGCGCCGAGACGGCGTCGACGGTCGGCGAGATCGTCTCCGTCCACGTGATCCCGCGGCCCCATCCCGACCTCGACCGCCACTTCGTCCACCAGCACGCGAACGCATAG
- a CDS encoding phosphotransferase, which translates to MSTDQAAIDELARAALEPYGLDPGSSVDLINVSENWTYRIDTPAGGRYALRVHRPGYHTADEIESELRWIDALREDGAVETAHAVPGASGARVCQVTTPSLGERNVVLFEWLTGEMPDPEGHDLLPGFRTLGAVSARMHAHARAWTLPGAFRRFSWDYETTLGAAGHWGRWQDGLGMDAGARDVLGRLDRVLRRRLERFGTGAERFGLVHADIRLANLLVDGDRVRVIDFDDCGFSWFMYDFATTVSFIEDHPQVPELKQAWVEGYRSVAPLSGEDESELDTFVMLRRLLLVAWIGSHHEFATEAAELGAGFTEGSCHLAERYLSTHS; encoded by the coding sequence GTGAGCACTGACCAGGCGGCGATCGACGAGCTGGCGCGCGCGGCGCTCGAGCCGTACGGGCTCGACCCCGGCTCGTCCGTCGACCTGATCAACGTCTCCGAGAACTGGACGTACCGGATCGACACGCCGGCCGGCGGGCGGTACGCGCTGCGGGTGCACCGGCCCGGATACCACACGGCCGACGAGATCGAGTCGGAGCTGCGATGGATCGACGCGCTCCGCGAGGACGGCGCGGTCGAGACGGCGCATGCGGTGCCGGGCGCCTCCGGTGCGCGCGTGTGCCAGGTGACAACGCCGTCGCTCGGCGAGCGGAACGTCGTGCTGTTCGAGTGGCTGACGGGGGAGATGCCGGACCCCGAGGGGCACGACCTGCTGCCCGGATTCCGGACGCTCGGCGCGGTGTCGGCTCGGATGCACGCGCACGCCCGCGCGTGGACGCTGCCGGGAGCGTTCCGGCGGTTCTCGTGGGACTACGAGACGACGCTCGGCGCGGCCGGTCACTGGGGCCGCTGGCAGGACGGGCTCGGCATGGATGCCGGGGCGCGCGACGTGCTGGGGAGGCTGGATCGTGTGCTCCGCCGCCGGCTGGAGCGGTTCGGCACCGGCGCGGAGCGGTTCGGGCTCGTGCACGCCGACATCCGGCTCGCCAACCTGCTCGTGGACGGCGACCGGGTGCGCGTGATCGACTTCGACGACTGCGGCTTCTCGTGGTTCATGTACGACTTCGCGACCACCGTGTCGTTCATCGAGGACCACCCGCAGGTGCCCGAGCTGAAGCAGGCCTGGGTGGAGGGATACCGGTCGGTGGCGCCGCTGTCGGGGGAGGACGAGTCGGAGCTGGACACGTTCGTCATGCTGCGCCGGCTGCTGCTGGTGGCATGGATCGGCTCGCACCACGAGTTCGCGACCGAGGCGGCCGAGCTGGGCGCCGGGTTCACCGAGGGCTCCTGCCACCTGGCGGAGCGCTACCTGTCCACCCATTCCTAG
- the fabG gene encoding 3-oxoacyl-ACP reductase FabG, whose translation MFTPVEGRTVIVTGGTKGIGKGIATSFLKAGANVVVTGRDAAAGEAATRELSGLGGQVSYVQGDVARAADCERVAAEAVERHGGIDVLCANAGIFPDSKLMDMTEDEIDRIFATNVKGTMLSVKACVPALERSGHGRVIVTSSITGPFTGFPGWSHYGATKAAQLGFIRTACIELAKRRITINAVLPGNVISEGLDELGEDYRKQMESSIPLGRLGDVSEIGATALFLATDEAGYITGQTIVVDGGQTVPESLMALQAV comes from the coding sequence ATGTTCACGCCGGTCGAGGGGCGCACGGTGATCGTCACGGGAGGCACCAAGGGCATCGGCAAGGGGATCGCGACGTCGTTCCTGAAGGCGGGGGCGAACGTCGTCGTGACGGGGCGCGACGCGGCGGCCGGCGAGGCGGCGACGCGGGAGCTGAGCGGGCTCGGCGGGCAGGTGTCCTACGTGCAGGGCGACGTGGCCAGGGCGGCGGACTGCGAGCGGGTCGCGGCGGAGGCGGTCGAGCGGCACGGCGGGATCGACGTGCTGTGCGCGAACGCCGGCATCTTCCCCGACTCGAAGCTGATGGACATGACCGAGGACGAGATCGACCGGATCTTCGCCACCAACGTGAAGGGCACGATGCTGAGCGTGAAGGCGTGCGTGCCTGCGCTCGAGCGCAGCGGCCATGGGCGGGTGATCGTGACCAGCTCGATCACCGGGCCGTTCACGGGGTTCCCGGGCTGGTCGCACTACGGCGCGACGAAGGCGGCGCAGCTCGGCTTCATCCGCACGGCGTGCATCGAGCTGGCGAAGCGAAGGATCACGATCAACGCTGTCCTGCCTGGCAACGTCATCTCGGAAGGGCTCGACGAGCTGGGGGAGGACTACCGCAAGCAGATGGAATCCTCGATCCCGCTGGGCAGGCTCGGGGACGTGTCCGAGATCGGCGCGACGGCGCTGTTCCTGGCGACGGACGAAGCCGGGTACATCACCGGGCAGACGATCGTCGTCGACGGCGGGCAGACGGTGCCGGAGTCGCTGATGGCCCTGCAGGCGGTGTAG
- a CDS encoding GntR family transcriptional regulator, with product MARPGDPVPGAPGGLAPLGPAAAALRDRLAAEIAGGVQTAGQRLGAERELAERLGVSRSTLRAALDALETEGAVHRVRGRSGGVFVAERRVERDLTSLAGLPAYLRRQGFQSSARVLSTATLGADDETAAALGLQEGALVLEVVRVRLADGKPISLERARFPAHRFPGLLDRSLGGSIYDMLEGEYGLSAGEAEERVEVVGATAAEARVLELRPGASLVAIGRTAWDAEGEAFEHSRDLFRADRVRIVVRVRGRTPAALGSSVEVV from the coding sequence GTGGCGCGGCCGGGCGATCCGGTGCCCGGGGCGCCGGGTGGTCTGGCGCCGCTCGGGCCGGCGGCCGCGGCGCTGCGCGACCGGCTGGCGGCCGAGATCGCGGGCGGCGTGCAGACGGCGGGACAGCGCCTGGGCGCGGAGCGGGAGCTGGCGGAGCGGCTCGGGGTGAGCCGCTCGACGCTGCGGGCGGCGCTCGACGCGCTCGAGACCGAGGGCGCGGTGCACCGGGTGCGGGGCCGGTCGGGCGGCGTGTTCGTGGCGGAGCGGCGTGTCGAGCGCGACCTGACGAGCCTGGCGGGCCTGCCGGCCTACCTGCGGCGGCAGGGGTTCCAGTCGAGCGCGCGGGTGCTGTCGACCGCGACGCTCGGAGCCGATGACGAGACGGCCGCGGCGCTCGGGCTCCAGGAGGGCGCGCTCGTGCTCGAGGTTGTGCGCGTGCGGCTGGCGGACGGCAAGCCGATCTCGCTCGAGCGGGCGCGGTTCCCGGCGCACCGGTTCCCCGGCCTGCTCGACCGCTCGCTGGGCGGGTCGATCTACGACATGCTCGAGGGCGAGTACGGGCTCAGCGCCGGCGAGGCCGAGGAGCGGGTCGAGGTCGTGGGCGCAACGGCGGCCGAGGCGCGCGTGCTCGAGCTGCGGCCCGGTGCGTCCCTGGTCGCGATCGGGCGGACGGCATGGGATGCCGAGGGCGAGGCGTTCGAGCACTCACGCGACCTGTTCCGGGCCGACCGCGTGCGGATCGTGGTGCGCGTGCGCGGGCGGACGCCGGCGGCGCTGGGATCGTCGGTCGAGGTGGTCTAG
- a CDS encoding acetamidase/formamidase family protein, which translates to MAEHEITRDMPTHRRWDETIEPVLRVQPGDVIDVETDDFAGGQIVRDSTSEDLLALDFNQIYPLAGPIHVEGAEPGDALAVELLEFQLPEWGWAMIGPGFGLLPPGELDQPHLKVFDLTEGDTTTFAPGVRIPVEPFCGTTGVPQAGMRDVPVPPPHRGGGNIDLRHLTAGATLYLPVGVPGALLSMGDAHAAQGDGEVAVSGIECQMRTTIRVTVEKGMRLRSPALRRPAGSLTPRVDAGGWFATTGVEADLMEAAREAVRGMIDHLEQRRGLSRQDAYMLCSLAGDLKITEVVDAPNWIVCCFMPDAVFTGQ; encoded by the coding sequence GTGGCGGAGCACGAGATCACCCGCGACATGCCGACGCACCGGCGCTGGGACGAGACGATCGAGCCGGTGCTGCGTGTGCAGCCCGGCGACGTGATCGACGTCGAGACCGACGACTTCGCCGGCGGCCAGATCGTCCGCGACTCGACGTCCGAGGACCTGCTCGCGCTCGACTTCAACCAGATCTATCCGCTGGCCGGCCCGATTCACGTCGAGGGCGCGGAGCCGGGCGACGCGTTGGCGGTCGAGCTGCTCGAGTTCCAGCTGCCGGAGTGGGGGTGGGCGATGATCGGCCCCGGCTTCGGCCTGCTCCCGCCCGGTGAGCTCGACCAGCCGCACCTCAAGGTCTTCGACCTCACCGAGGGCGACACCACCACCTTCGCCCCGGGCGTCCGCATCCCCGTCGAGCCGTTCTGCGGCACGACCGGCGTCCCGCAGGCCGGCATGCGCGATGTGCCCGTCCCGCCGCCGCACCGCGGGGGCGGCAACATCGACCTGCGTCACCTGACCGCGGGCGCGACCCTCTACTTGCCCGTCGGCGTGCCGGGGGCGCTCCTGTCGATGGGCGATGCCCATGCCGCGCAGGGGGACGGCGAGGTCGCCGTGTCCGGCATCGAGTGCCAGATGCGCACGACCATCCGCGTGACCGTGGAAAAGGGCATGCGCCTCCGCTCGCCGGCGCTGCGCCGGCCGGCCGGATCGCTCACCCCGCGCGTCGACGCCGGCGGGTGGTTCGCCACGACCGGCGTCGAGGCCGACCTGATGGAGGCGGCACGCGAGGCGGTGCGCGGGATGATCGACCATCTCGAGCAGCGCCGTGGCCTGTCGCGCCAGGACGCCTACATGCTGTGCTCGCTCGCCGGCGACCTCAAGATCACCGAGGTCGTCGACGCGCCGAACTGGATCGTCTGCTGCTTCATGCCGGACGCCGTCTTCACAGGGCAATGA